CCCAAGATTCCTTGCCGCGTTTGCCACGCTGCCGTCACCTTTGCAGACCGCCCTGCAGCCCATTATTTCTGCCGCTGACTTTCAGGCTTTCCTGACCCCGTCACAGGTTACAGAGATCAAAGCCGCAACCGGACTGGACGATCGGGAACTGGCTTTTGCCCTGCTGCCGCTGGCGGCGGCCTGCGCCGTGGCCCCGCTCTCCAACTTCAATGTGGGGGCGCTGGCAAGGGGCGAAAGCGGGCATCTCTATTTTGGTGCGAACATGGAATTTGTCGGGGCCACTATGCAGCAAACGGTGCATGCAGAGCAGAGCGCGGTGACCCACGCCTGGCTGCGTGGCGAGTCAGCGCTGGAAGCCATTACCGTGAACTACACGCCCTGTGGTCACTGCCGCCAGTTTATGAATGAGCTGAACAGCGGCACGGCACTGGCCATTCATCTGC
This genomic window from Erwinia sp. E_sp_B01_1 contains:
- the cdd gene encoding cytidine deaminase; this encodes MHPRFLAAFATLPSPLQTALQPIISAADFQAFLTPSQVTEIKAATGLDDRELAFALLPLAAACAVAPLSNFNVGALARGESGHLYFGANMEFVGATMQQTVHAEQSAVTHAWLRGESALEAITVNYTPCGHCRQFMNELNSGTALAIHLPGRAPSTLGDYLPDAFGPRDLEIKTLLMDEVDHGLQIQGDPLAQAALQAANRSHAPYTQAWSGVALQTAEGAIFAGRYAENAAFNPSLPPLQAALNLLSLSGHDVLNIQRAVLAEAPEAKVIQRQATVATLQALGCTNITTIPLA